In Nicotiana tabacum cultivar K326 chromosome 2, ASM71507v2, whole genome shotgun sequence, the following proteins share a genomic window:
- the LOC107773182 gene encoding uncharacterized protein LOC107773182: MAIWNLERKLGQIANLLSERAPGTLPSNTKKNAKETIKVVSLRSGKTLADPLAKARPEVVNKHVETVEEKKSEEQKGQSSVVQKDIEESRHMPALPVPQKMKREKHGKYFGRFLEMLKKLYVKIPFIEVLTQMSAYAKLLKEILSSKRILEEKIVVKLNAHCSAIFQNKIHQNCGDSRSFTILCLLGSEKFDKAFCDYGASINLMPRFVFSKLEGELGVIKSIPVSLQLDDH, encoded by the coding sequence ATGGCCATCTggaatttagaaagaaaattggGACAGATTGCAAATTTGTTATCTGAGAGGGCTCCTGGGACTTTACCCTCTAACACTAAAAAGAATGCAAAGGAAACAATCAAAGTTGTATCTCTGAGAAGTGGCAAAACATTGGCTGACCCACTGGCGAAAGCAAGACCCGAGGTAGTGAACAAACACGTCGAGACAGTGGAAGAGAAAAAAAGTGAAGAGCAGAAAGGCCAGAGTAGTGTAGTACAAAAGGATATTGAAGAAAGTAGACATATGCCAGCTCTACCAGTCCCTCAAAAGATGAAGCGGGAAAAACATGGCAAAtattttgggcgattcttggagatgcTCAAGAAACTTTATGTGAAAATTCCCTTCATAGAGGTACTCACTCAGATGTCTGCTTATGCAAAGTTGTTGAAGGAAATCTTGTCTAGCAAGAGAATATTAGAGGAGAAAATAGTGGTAAAGCTGAATGCCCACTGCAGTGCCATATTCCAAAACAAAATTCACCAAAACTGTGGGGACTCAAGAAGCTTCACTATACTATGCTTGTTAGGGAGCGAGAAATTCGACAAGGCCTTCTGTGATTATGGTGCGTCTATAAATCTAATGCCTCGTTTTGTATTTAGCAAATTGGAAGGTGAGCTTGGAGTGATCAAATCAATACCAGTGTCCCTACAACTGGATGACCATTAA